One segment of Strix aluco isolate bStrAlu1 chromosome 17, bStrAlu1.hap1, whole genome shotgun sequence DNA contains the following:
- the PDYN gene encoding proenkephalin-B yields the protein MARRVLALAFCLSLATAASADCVTQCSLCAAQTRGADSSVWPLLCLRECQGSTLPGPEWETCRKALALLAPLVALAEGTDPSPREEDEDELEQELGPGELPPAPAKRYGGFMKKMTKGKLLALLRENAHSKGGLSKKFGGFDRKPGERAAPEDYPGPAGDGDEEPTGAGAEGQELAELHKRYGGFMRRIRPKLKWDNQKRYGGFLRRQFKVTTRSEEDPSAYSGEVSDL from the exons ATGGCGCGGCGGGTGCTGGCGCTGGCGTTCTGCCTCTCCTTGGCCACGGCGGCATCTGCCGACTGCGTGACCCAGTGCTCCCTCTGCGCGGCCCAGACCCGCGGCGCTGACAGCAGCGTCTGGCCCCTG CTGTGCCTGCGGGAATGCCAGGGCTCCACACTGCCCGGCCCTGAGTGGGAGACATGCAGGAAGGCGCTGGCGCTCCTGGCCCCGCTGGTGGCCCTGGCTGAAGGGACAGACCCGTCCCCTCgggaggaggatgaagatgagctggagcaggagctgggtcCCGGGGAGCTGCCGCCAGCACCGGCCAAGCGCTACGGGGGCTTCATGAAGAAGATGACCAAGGGGAAGCTGCTCGCCCTGCTGCGCGAGAACGCCCACAGCAAGGGCGGCCTCAGCAAGAAATTCGGGGGCTTCGACCGCAAACCGGGGGAGCGGGCAGCCCCCGAGGACTACCCGGGGCCAGCAGGTGACGGGGACGAGGAGCCCACGGGTGCTGGGGCCGAGGGGCAGGAGCTGGCGGAGCTGCACAAGCGTTACGGCGGCTTCATGCGCCGGATCCGACCCAAGCTGAAGTGGGACAATCAGAAGCGCTACGGGGGGTTCCTGCGGCGGCAGTTCAAGGTGACCACGCGGTCAGAGGAGGACCCCAGCGCCTACTCAGGGGAGGTCTCAGACCTATAA
- the LOC141931468 gene encoding tyrosine-protein phosphatase non-receptor type substrate 1-like isoform X1 has product MDLPCRAWAAAPPAPSSHLEHRIRPRGLGQAVGADYTGRTSRVPVSASTGHHRHFPGSAGVGAQMGQGFELQQPQTRLLVTAGDTLNLNCTTSGDVLIGGMKWLKVWGSRNETVYGQTGSFPRVTRVVSGSDTDFSIRISDVRPEDAGTYYCVKFIKSVVGEEEFRRGKGTEVSVHALPTPPVVSGPNHRAGPGQSVSFTCTAGGFFPREISVKWLKDDVPISAQQPQITPGWTKSSYNMSSNVTMTLQEDDVRAQLVCEVQHSTLPAPLRGSYRLSRTLRVSPRVRVVRDPPSPVEVNKTLNFTCHVEGFYPGDVAVTWLENGTEIKVENVSQLRENPRGLFELRSLVEVQATEEKNGSVFTCRVVHDAQQPLDRTVTLWIAALTREGQRDQAQMENGNLLLIYIVVGVVCTVLALLVAAILYLIRTKQSKGKSSPSARLHEPEKSSEATTQESDPNNLTYADLNFDRERKTIRRMVEMSQQSEYACIQSNQTPTGDDNLTYADLDMVHLSKAPRRPAPHPEEAGSEYASVQIPRK; this is encoded by the exons ATGGACCTGCCGTGCCGggcctgggcagcagctcccccagcacccagcagccaTCTCGAGCACAGGATCAGGCCGCGAGGCCTTGGGCAAGCTGTTGGTGCCGATTACACCGGGAGGACTTCACGTGTGCCTGTCTCTGCCAGCACGGGCCACCACCGGCACTTTCCTGGCTCGGCAG gtGTGGGTGCCCAGATGGGTCAGGGCTttgagctgcagcagccccagacCAGGCTGTTGGTGACAGCGGGGGACACACTCAACCTGAACTGCACCACGTCTGGAGATGTTCTCATTGGTGGTATGAAGTGGCTGAAGGTCTGGGGCAGCAGGAACGAGACCGTTTATGGGCAGACGGGCTCCTTCCCCCGCGTGACAAGGGTCGTGAGTGGGTCCGACACAGATTTCAGCATCCGCATCAGCGATGTTCGCCCCGAGGATGCCGGCACCTATTACTGTGTGAAGTTCATCAAATCGGTGGTTGGTGAGGAGGAGTTTCGGCGTGGAAAGGGCACGGAGGTGTCTGTGCACG CCTTACCCACCCCCCCGGTCGTGTCCGGGCCCAACCACAGAGCGGGGCCGGGGCAATCGGTGTCTTTCACCTGCACGGCCGGAGGGTTCTTCCCCAGAGAGATCAGCGTGAAATGGCTCAAGGACGACGTCCCGATCTCGGCTCAGCAGCCCCAGATCACCCCTGGGTGGACAAAATCCTCCTACAACATGTCCAGCAACGTGACGATGACGCTGCAGGAGGACGACGTCCGCGCGCAGCTCGTTTGCGAGGTGCAGCACTCCACGCTGCCGGCCCCGCTGAGGGGGAGCTACCGGCTCAGCAGGACCCTGCGAG TTTCCCCCCGTGTCCGCGTGGTCCGTGACCCGCCGAGCCCCGTTGAGGTGAACAAGACCTTGAACTTCACCTGCCACGTGGAGGGGTTTTACCCGGGAGATGTGGCTGTCACCTGGCTGGAGAACGGGACAGAGATAAAGGTGGAGAACGTCTCCCAGCTGAGGGAGAACCCTCGGGGCTTGTTTGAGCTGAGGAGCCTGGTGGAGGTCCAAGCGACGGAGGAGAAGAACGGGTCCGTGTTCACCTGCCGAGTGGTGCACGACGCCCAGCAGCCCCTCGACAGGACGGTCACCCTGTGGATCGCTGCCCTGACCAGGGAGGGACAGAGAGACCAGGCCCAGATGGAGAACG GCAATTTGCTCCTCATCTACATCGTGGTGGGGGTGGTCTGCACTGTGCTGGCACTGCTGGTGGCTGCAATTCTTTACCTCATCCGGACAAAGCAGAGCAAGG GTAAAAGCTCACCCTCTGCCAG GTTACATGAGCCGGAGAAGAGCAGCGAGGCCACTACCCAG GAATCCGACCCCAACAACCTGACCTACgcggacctgaacttcgacagAGAGAGGAAAACCATCCGCCGGATGGTGGAGATGAGCCAACAGTCGGAGTACGCCTGTATCCAGAGCAACCAGACACCCACCGGCGACGACAACCTCACCTACGCCGACCTGGACATGGTTCACCTCAGCAAAGCGCCCAGGCGACCGGCCCCGCACCCCGAGGAGGCCGGCTCCGAGTATGCCAGCGTCCAGATCCCGAGGAAGTGA
- the LOC141931468 gene encoding tyrosine-protein phosphatase non-receptor type substrate 1-like isoform X2 — translation MDLPCRAWAAAPPAPSSHLEHRIRPRGLGQAVGADYTGRTSRVPVSASTGHHRHFPGSAGVGAQMGQGFELQQPQTRLLVTAGDTLNLNCTTSGDVLIGDFSIRISDVRPEDAGTYYCVKFIKSVVGEEEFRRGKGTEVSVHALPTPPVVSGPNHRAGPGQSVSFTCTAGGFFPREISVKWLKDDVPISAQQPQITPGWTKSSYNMSSNVTMTLQEDDVRAQLVCEVQHSTLPAPLRGSYRLSRTLRVSPRVRVVRDPPSPVEVNKTLNFTCHVEGFYPGDVAVTWLENGTEIKVENVSQLRENPRGLFELRSLVEVQATEEKNGSVFTCRVVHDAQQPLDRTVTLWIAALTREGQRDQAQMENGNLLLIYIVVGVVCTVLALLVAAILYLIRTKQSKGKSSPSARLHEPEKSSEATTQESDPNNLTYADLNFDRERKTIRRMVEMSQQSEYACIQSNQTPTGDDNLTYADLDMVHLSKAPRRPAPHPEEAGSEYASVQIPRK, via the exons ATGGACCTGCCGTGCCGggcctgggcagcagctcccccagcacccagcagccaTCTCGAGCACAGGATCAGGCCGCGAGGCCTTGGGCAAGCTGTTGGTGCCGATTACACCGGGAGGACTTCACGTGTGCCTGTCTCTGCCAGCACGGGCCACCACCGGCACTTTCCTGGCTCGGCAG gtGTGGGTGCCCAGATGGGTCAGGGCTttgagctgcagcagccccagacCAGGCTGTTGGTGACAGCGGGGGACACACTCAACCTGAACTGCACCACGTCTGGAGATGTTCTCATTGGTG ATTTCAGCATCCGCATCAGCGATGTTCGCCCCGAGGATGCCGGCACCTATTACTGTGTGAAGTTCATCAAATCGGTGGTTGGTGAGGAGGAGTTTCGGCGTGGAAAGGGCACGGAGGTGTCTGTGCACG CCTTACCCACCCCCCCGGTCGTGTCCGGGCCCAACCACAGAGCGGGGCCGGGGCAATCGGTGTCTTTCACCTGCACGGCCGGAGGGTTCTTCCCCAGAGAGATCAGCGTGAAATGGCTCAAGGACGACGTCCCGATCTCGGCTCAGCAGCCCCAGATCACCCCTGGGTGGACAAAATCCTCCTACAACATGTCCAGCAACGTGACGATGACGCTGCAGGAGGACGACGTCCGCGCGCAGCTCGTTTGCGAGGTGCAGCACTCCACGCTGCCGGCCCCGCTGAGGGGGAGCTACCGGCTCAGCAGGACCCTGCGAG TTTCCCCCCGTGTCCGCGTGGTCCGTGACCCGCCGAGCCCCGTTGAGGTGAACAAGACCTTGAACTTCACCTGCCACGTGGAGGGGTTTTACCCGGGAGATGTGGCTGTCACCTGGCTGGAGAACGGGACAGAGATAAAGGTGGAGAACGTCTCCCAGCTGAGGGAGAACCCTCGGGGCTTGTTTGAGCTGAGGAGCCTGGTGGAGGTCCAAGCGACGGAGGAGAAGAACGGGTCCGTGTTCACCTGCCGAGTGGTGCACGACGCCCAGCAGCCCCTCGACAGGACGGTCACCCTGTGGATCGCTGCCCTGACCAGGGAGGGACAGAGAGACCAGGCCCAGATGGAGAACG GCAATTTGCTCCTCATCTACATCGTGGTGGGGGTGGTCTGCACTGTGCTGGCACTGCTGGTGGCTGCAATTCTTTACCTCATCCGGACAAAGCAGAGCAAGG GTAAAAGCTCACCCTCTGCCAG GTTACATGAGCCGGAGAAGAGCAGCGAGGCCACTACCCAG GAATCCGACCCCAACAACCTGACCTACgcggacctgaacttcgacagAGAGAGGAAAACCATCCGCCGGATGGTGGAGATGAGCCAACAGTCGGAGTACGCCTGTATCCAGAGCAACCAGACACCCACCGGCGACGACAACCTCACCTACGCCGACCTGGACATGGTTCACCTCAGCAAAGCGCCCAGGCGACCGGCCCCGCACCCCGAGGAGGCCGGCTCCGAGTATGCCAGCGTCCAGATCCCGAGGAAGTGA
- the LOC141931468 gene encoding tyrosine-protein phosphatase non-receptor type substrate 1-like isoform X3 — protein MEPLPRGPGLLTCLVLLSLRGCPGVGAQMGQGFELQQPQTRLLVTAGDTLNLNCTTSGDVLIGGMKWLKVWGSRNETVYGQTGSFPRVTRVVSGSDTDFSIRISDVRPEDAGTYYCVKFIKSVVGEEEFRRGKGTEVSVHALPTPPVVSGPNHRAGPGQSVSFTCTAGGFFPREISVKWLKDDVPISAQQPQITPGWTKSSYNMSSNVTMTLQEDDVRAQLVCEVQHSTLPAPLRGSYRLSRTLRVSPRVRVVRDPPSPVEVNKTLNFTCHVEGFYPGDVAVTWLENGTEIKVENVSQLRENPRGLFELRSLVEVQATEEKNGSVFTCRVVHDAQQPLDRTVTLWIAALTREGQRDQAQMENGNLLLIYIVVGVVCTVLALLVAAILYLIRTKQSKGKSSPSARLHEPEKSSEATTQESDPNNLTYADLNFDRERKTIRRMVEMSQQSEYACIQSNQTPTGDDNLTYADLDMVHLSKAPRRPAPHPEEAGSEYASVQIPRK, from the exons ATGGAGCCGCTTCCCCGCGGCCCCGGGCTGCTGACCTGCCTGGTGCTGCTCTCCCTGCGCGGCTGCCCAG gtGTGGGTGCCCAGATGGGTCAGGGCTttgagctgcagcagccccagacCAGGCTGTTGGTGACAGCGGGGGACACACTCAACCTGAACTGCACCACGTCTGGAGATGTTCTCATTGGTGGTATGAAGTGGCTGAAGGTCTGGGGCAGCAGGAACGAGACCGTTTATGGGCAGACGGGCTCCTTCCCCCGCGTGACAAGGGTCGTGAGTGGGTCCGACACAGATTTCAGCATCCGCATCAGCGATGTTCGCCCCGAGGATGCCGGCACCTATTACTGTGTGAAGTTCATCAAATCGGTGGTTGGTGAGGAGGAGTTTCGGCGTGGAAAGGGCACGGAGGTGTCTGTGCACG CCTTACCCACCCCCCCGGTCGTGTCCGGGCCCAACCACAGAGCGGGGCCGGGGCAATCGGTGTCTTTCACCTGCACGGCCGGAGGGTTCTTCCCCAGAGAGATCAGCGTGAAATGGCTCAAGGACGACGTCCCGATCTCGGCTCAGCAGCCCCAGATCACCCCTGGGTGGACAAAATCCTCCTACAACATGTCCAGCAACGTGACGATGACGCTGCAGGAGGACGACGTCCGCGCGCAGCTCGTTTGCGAGGTGCAGCACTCCACGCTGCCGGCCCCGCTGAGGGGGAGCTACCGGCTCAGCAGGACCCTGCGAG TTTCCCCCCGTGTCCGCGTGGTCCGTGACCCGCCGAGCCCCGTTGAGGTGAACAAGACCTTGAACTTCACCTGCCACGTGGAGGGGTTTTACCCGGGAGATGTGGCTGTCACCTGGCTGGAGAACGGGACAGAGATAAAGGTGGAGAACGTCTCCCAGCTGAGGGAGAACCCTCGGGGCTTGTTTGAGCTGAGGAGCCTGGTGGAGGTCCAAGCGACGGAGGAGAAGAACGGGTCCGTGTTCACCTGCCGAGTGGTGCACGACGCCCAGCAGCCCCTCGACAGGACGGTCACCCTGTGGATCGCTGCCCTGACCAGGGAGGGACAGAGAGACCAGGCCCAGATGGAGAACG GCAATTTGCTCCTCATCTACATCGTGGTGGGGGTGGTCTGCACTGTGCTGGCACTGCTGGTGGCTGCAATTCTTTACCTCATCCGGACAAAGCAGAGCAAGG GTAAAAGCTCACCCTCTGCCAG GTTACATGAGCCGGAGAAGAGCAGCGAGGCCACTACCCAG GAATCCGACCCCAACAACCTGACCTACgcggacctgaacttcgacagAGAGAGGAAAACCATCCGCCGGATGGTGGAGATGAGCCAACAGTCGGAGTACGCCTGTATCCAGAGCAACCAGACACCCACCGGCGACGACAACCTCACCTACGCCGACCTGGACATGGTTCACCTCAGCAAAGCGCCCAGGCGACCGGCCCCGCACCCCGAGGAGGCCGGCTCCGAGTATGCCAGCGTCCAGATCCCGAGGAAGTGA
- the LOC141931468 gene encoding tyrosine-protein phosphatase non-receptor type substrate 1-like isoform X4, with product MGQGFELQQPQTRLLVTAGDTLNLNCTTSGDVLIGGMKWLKVWGSRNETVYGQTGSFPRVTRVVSGSDTDFSIRISDVRPEDAGTYYCVKFIKSVVGEEEFRRGKGTEVSVHALPTPPVVSGPNHRAGPGQSVSFTCTAGGFFPREISVKWLKDDVPISAQQPQITPGWTKSSYNMSSNVTMTLQEDDVRAQLVCEVQHSTLPAPLRGSYRLSRTLRVSPRVRVVRDPPSPVEVNKTLNFTCHVEGFYPGDVAVTWLENGTEIKVENVSQLRENPRGLFELRSLVEVQATEEKNGSVFTCRVVHDAQQPLDRTVTLWIAALTREGQRDQAQMENGNLLLIYIVVGVVCTVLALLVAAILYLIRTKQSKGKSSPSARLHEPEKSSEATTQESDPNNLTYADLNFDRERKTIRRMVEMSQQSEYACIQSNQTPTGDDNLTYADLDMVHLSKAPRRPAPHPEEAGSEYASVQIPRK from the exons ATGGGTCAGGGCTttgagctgcagcagccccagacCAGGCTGTTGGTGACAGCGGGGGACACACTCAACCTGAACTGCACCACGTCTGGAGATGTTCTCATTGGTGGTATGAAGTGGCTGAAGGTCTGGGGCAGCAGGAACGAGACCGTTTATGGGCAGACGGGCTCCTTCCCCCGCGTGACAAGGGTCGTGAGTGGGTCCGACACAGATTTCAGCATCCGCATCAGCGATGTTCGCCCCGAGGATGCCGGCACCTATTACTGTGTGAAGTTCATCAAATCGGTGGTTGGTGAGGAGGAGTTTCGGCGTGGAAAGGGCACGGAGGTGTCTGTGCACG CCTTACCCACCCCCCCGGTCGTGTCCGGGCCCAACCACAGAGCGGGGCCGGGGCAATCGGTGTCTTTCACCTGCACGGCCGGAGGGTTCTTCCCCAGAGAGATCAGCGTGAAATGGCTCAAGGACGACGTCCCGATCTCGGCTCAGCAGCCCCAGATCACCCCTGGGTGGACAAAATCCTCCTACAACATGTCCAGCAACGTGACGATGACGCTGCAGGAGGACGACGTCCGCGCGCAGCTCGTTTGCGAGGTGCAGCACTCCACGCTGCCGGCCCCGCTGAGGGGGAGCTACCGGCTCAGCAGGACCCTGCGAG TTTCCCCCCGTGTCCGCGTGGTCCGTGACCCGCCGAGCCCCGTTGAGGTGAACAAGACCTTGAACTTCACCTGCCACGTGGAGGGGTTTTACCCGGGAGATGTGGCTGTCACCTGGCTGGAGAACGGGACAGAGATAAAGGTGGAGAACGTCTCCCAGCTGAGGGAGAACCCTCGGGGCTTGTTTGAGCTGAGGAGCCTGGTGGAGGTCCAAGCGACGGAGGAGAAGAACGGGTCCGTGTTCACCTGCCGAGTGGTGCACGACGCCCAGCAGCCCCTCGACAGGACGGTCACCCTGTGGATCGCTGCCCTGACCAGGGAGGGACAGAGAGACCAGGCCCAGATGGAGAACG GCAATTTGCTCCTCATCTACATCGTGGTGGGGGTGGTCTGCACTGTGCTGGCACTGCTGGTGGCTGCAATTCTTTACCTCATCCGGACAAAGCAGAGCAAGG GTAAAAGCTCACCCTCTGCCAG GTTACATGAGCCGGAGAAGAGCAGCGAGGCCACTACCCAG GAATCCGACCCCAACAACCTGACCTACgcggacctgaacttcgacagAGAGAGGAAAACCATCCGCCGGATGGTGGAGATGAGCCAACAGTCGGAGTACGCCTGTATCCAGAGCAACCAGACACCCACCGGCGACGACAACCTCACCTACGCCGACCTGGACATGGTTCACCTCAGCAAAGCGCCCAGGCGACCGGCCCCGCACCCCGAGGAGGCCGGCTCCGAGTATGCCAGCGTCCAGATCCCGAGGAAGTGA